Proteins from a genomic interval of Plasmodium reichenowi strain SY57 chromosome 11, whole genome shotgun sequence:
- a CDS encoding hypothetical protein (conserved Plasmodium protein, unknown function) → MMTTLRRNNHEYHEEEELNCDENKSKDKLFHEINKLLYSSSSEKMTKKSKPKIVVSKGGSIRQSDKIRNEKKDNNSNISSSDDGYDKNISSNNISDKNESSNNICDKNIYSNNIYDKDIHEYNILYDNIYTYNSNSNKSEYSQNKSDIYQLEQILMESNYDSSLKNNSISPCSLSLTSFSSRNTSSILDEYDNIIKIFIENITLDNITYNENTYNNIFCISYFIYEDPLEIFSFFQGINWLPELKNRCTSVSYLEKLDKNSMEKNNYYQPETYSYYININQYVNLKNRKNEYLYIYDDGIIYVFVSIVGVNMNKFQKYYYDNFVECDNNIYNDHDKKENEHSLYFTNNKTNDNLSNKSHDIYSNGQKTKKKDKKKKKIIHQRNYESFLNILGTCIIPIKVIDTHDEYKNKINNSTMYNIYPHDAIRSILNNYYDSLKIKRKINIYDLINNYKHILSSIGKINISVKIKSKLLYVSNVHKYDHLMDIQHGEKEKCLMNRTNHMNKIIDEILNYVKIYKRNDKKNNNQDDKHIKHIKNKILSNFFLFYNEKSNINFDDYLMKSFSYIERNIDKIFNCDDEKKILKKIKKRILNILQLYQSKEPPKNKQSNNNNNNDNNYSNNNNNNNNSSNHHHAVVSKEIVCTHIILFVDCISNIKIPWKLLSHFKNDNTFFIVVYWKEEDDEENNMTNIISRQSRVIHLNNSNSYYYNHCNNIEVDYNSCVLEKYQTNNQTNNIITEQCNYNINNLKDEEKNKMIKVKLNFNSCIILPYNHYNISSDINLILYHNNYPFLEFKKPLCILNNYNITYNAQDKFTMNLKINKNYYHSNNKINVNKLNINDTCVQLSLCKHPKHSTFFSSINYKSYYKNKTKCSIQDTNYYNAHYSPPLFNKNGHIFIFFDDYYISHEKYNKNENKKYSCLYPNDDIKKKVIFNKESFFLPIREGNTYNQERDKVSNPYLKQKQKIDTYMIKDECIEKQEEDQKKKKKNISLSCILKKNILYSVVAKGDGLKGGKANEWISLYVHTINNEGDNIYYGKHINIRMKIEPIGYLKSYYSFSYSNISKEIKDNNNNNNIIMLTQYNEENIIKNEYNNVSLISSPMCFHSFNDIHEMINYKVEDLQNGIYKILYKVNKIGKKKLYIYCDGISVSSSPFEINICPSSPCSKLSKVVGKGVTRCISIPYLYDIKKESFFINHLEKIDRKFNGKNDDLDNMKEMYNVDDMKGINNADDMKGINNADDMKGINNADDMKGINNADDMKGINNADDMKGINNADDMKEMNNADDMKEMNNSNDMKEKNNSNNKEISNNMCDKKDSSSNGVNSHIISIQKNEDCLKINNTNNNNNNDNNNNNNNNNNNNNNNNNNNNNNDNNDNNVDICFGYNSVCDTSDSNKKNASVKYLYGEKNNYIFKSPKYYEEINGNIIKLNEKNERTFEEFLKNMVQVVNTFDIILYDKNGERICIGNDNIKVIGKRGAYIKKVIDNNNGTYTVEYCCCVKKDDIKKIRNISKEKLIDFYDEFLFHKNKYYDNVIINEFKKRFFNVFINCEVKVYINEVEIYGSPFFPIIINMDEILNIYNLYDQYTYSGMLLKNFEYLLTFNNYQGCIENLCEFYETFVDTQEDLIDNKSGKSKTERFLSLFQMKNEEKINMDKKNYTSLFFNIPLNIYDMNSKYMDEMDRYKENYENEEERKKHTHNFCNNNIMMMANPSWNNYKIDDTLLIHKDNHKRSDNDNDNYTYNNCKDDSYDSFSINNYNLKNGNLSLNQWLYIYSCKENVTQSNKRYDNSLILAYSLCNIILHHLIYLKKYKYYINCKQYENDLLQNNILIQFKKLLQEEYNKMFAYQTNNIITYCKKIGNIKFNNLEELIKVYKNIAFELRKLKKNDLADEFDKCCENMCEELYLKNIESNLNRKEKLLNEYEKIMNEKINKIEHIKNNELKKYENNFTIDMNKINKLCSVPKNKEVQTCDDLSYQKKNGKLSSLIELRNKEKLINMNDKKDDKHNSDDSIKEGVYKIDNNQKEQIFHIVREYWKNSSTYDIFSTIKNTLKNCPRLKICLEETFNYYSCSIKNNNKMEDIQMRNIHEIKIVENLDNLKKIELQEDNFLSNHDINNFYLTYNAYISLILDMKCNSYLIKDVDNVLWLFEKFSIEHNSFKNIYRPYGLLRIMPKYLFIPFIRELAYLNLLYVISEYVIKNQQDIKTYLTLNHPSRLSSFHHFITYHFIPFYEQLSENQNFDNFKQQLIEINEDDDKTELDDHHKQLNDKPINVKNKNNINKHMNDVIPLNHIYDTKSNNIYNKKINNNNNNNNNNQLSLSDIENYFNNELPLIVKHKNFSKTFPLLFDFYSNMSMNINEKKIKNDKPQDEKTNTNLIDNQYDNSNNSNKYITTTIFIKFLREFGIIPHFFNNDRCLSFLNTLIKNNKHNKLYYEDFSKAIILSICECVKNNILTQYNMLSSNNQFKNKLQIGKILNHNYISYEVKELIYLFGFSDLHIVKSKINIQKE, encoded by the coding sequence caataatatattttgtatatcttattttatatatgaagaCCCTTTAGAAATATTTAGTTTTTTTCAAGGTATTAATTGGTTACctgaattaaaaaatagatGTACATCTGTTTCTTATCTCGAGAAACTGGATAAGAACAGTATggaaaaaaacaattattatcaaCCTGAAActtattcatattatattaatataaatcaatatgtaaatttaaaaaatagaaagaatgaatatttatacatatacgATGAtggtattatatatgtttttgTATCAATAGTAGGAGTAAACATGAATAAATTccaaaaatattattatgataattttgTAGAATGcgataataatatatataatgatcatgataaaaaagaaaatgaacATAGTTTATATTTTACCAACAATAAAACAAATGATAATTTAAGTAATAAATCACATGATATTTATTCAAATGGacaaaaaacaaaaaaaaaagataaaaaaaaaaaaaaaattattcatcaaagaaattatgaaagctttcttaatatattagGTACATGTATTATTCCAATAAAAGTAATTGATACACatgatgaatataaaaataaaataaataatagtacgatgtataatatatatccaCATGATGCCATAAGATCTATActgaataattattatgactccttaaaaataaagagaaaaataaatatatatgatttaattaataattataaacatatCTTATCATCTATAGGAAAAATTAATATCTCcgtaaaaataaaaagtaaattATTATACGTGTCAAATGTGCACAAGTATGACCACTTAATGGATATACAACATGgtgaaaaagaaaaatgcCTAATGAATAGAACAaatcatatgaataaaattattgatgaaatattaaattatgtaaaaatatataaacgtaatgataaaaagaataataatcaagatgataaacatataaaacatattaaaaataaaatattatccaatttttttttattttataatgaaaaaagtAATATCAATTTTGATGATTATTTGATGAAATCCTTTTCTTATATAGAAAgaaatatagataaaatatttaattgtgatgatgagaaaaaaatccttaaaaaaataaaaaaacgTATTCTTAATATATTGCAATTATATCAAAGTAAAGAACCCccaaaaaataaacaatcaaataataacaataataatgataacaattatagtaataataataataataataataatagcTCTAATCATCATCATGCTGTTGTTTCCAAAGAAATCGTATGTACTcacataattttatttgttgactgtatttcaaatattaaaataccatggaaattattatctcattttaaaaacgataatacattttttattgtaGTGTACTGGAAGGAAgaagatgatgaagaaaataatatgacaaatataataagtaGACAGAGTAGAGttatacatttaaataatagtaatagttattattataatcattgtaataatattgagGTGGATTATAATTCTTGTGTCTTAGAAAAATACCAAACGAACAACCAAACAAACAATATAATTACAGAACAatgtaattataatataaataatttaaaagatgaagaaaaaaataagatgataaaagtaaaattaaattttaatagttgtattattttgccatataatcattataatatatcctCTGATATCAATCTTATACTTTATCACAATAATTATCCTTTTCTGGAATTCAAAAAACCCTTGTGTATTcttaataattataatattacatataatgCACAAGACAAATTCACTatgaatttaaaaattaataaaaattactATCATTccaataataaaattaacgtaaataaattaaatataaatgatacATGTGTACAATTATCACTATGTAAACATCCTAAACATAgtacatttttttcatctattaattataaatcctattataaaaataaaaccaAGTGTAGTATACAAGATAccaattattataatgcTCATTATTCACCCcctttatttaataaaaatggacatatatttatttttttcgACGATTATTACATAAGCcatgaaaaatataataaaaatgaaaataaaaaatattcctGTTTATATCctaatgatgatataaaaaaaaaggtgatctttaataaagaatctttttttttacctATACGTGAAGGGAACACTTATAATCAGGAAAGAGATAAAGTATCAAATCCTTATCTgaaacaaaaacaaaaaatagatacatatatgataaaagaTGAATGTATAGAAAAACAAGAAGAAgatcaaaaaaaaaaaaaaaaaaacatttccttatcatgtatattaaaaaaaaatatattatattctgTAGTTGCTAAGGGAGACGGATTAAAAGGTGGAAAGGCAAATGAATGGATATCTCTTTATGTTCatacaataaataatgagggagataatatatattatggtaaacatataaatataagaatgAAAATCGAACCTATTGGATATTTaaaatcatattattcGTTCAGCTATTCCAATATAAGcaaagaaataaaagataataataataataataatattattatgttaacacaatataatgaagaaaatataatcaaaaatgaatataataatgtatcATTAATATCCTCCCCCATGTGTTTTCATTCTTTTAATGATATTCATGAAATGATTAATTATAAAGTAGAAGATTTACAGAatggtatatataaaattttatataaagttaataaaattggaaagaagaaattatatatatactgTGATGGAATAAGTGTTAGCAGTTCTCCttttgaaataaatatttgcCCATCTTCACCTTGTTCTAAACTATCAAAGGTTGTAGGAAAAGGAGTAACCAGATGTATATCAATAccttatttatatgatataaaaaaggaatctttttttattaaccACTTGGAAAAAATAGATCGGAAATTTAATGGGAAGAATGATGATTTGGATAATATGAAAGAAATGTATAATGTGGATGATATGAAAGGAATTAATAATGCTGATGATATGAAAGGAATTAATAATGCTGATGATATGAAAGGAATTAATAATGCTGATGATATGAAAGGAATTAATAATGCTGATGATATGAAAGGAATTAATAATGCTGATGATATGAAAGGAATTAATAATGCTGATGATATGAAAGAAATGAATAATGCTGATGATATGAAAGAAATGAATAATTCGAATGATATgaaagaaaagaataattCGAATAATAAGGAGAtatcaaataatatgtGCGACAAAAAGGATAGTTCCAGTAATGGTGTTAATTCACATATTATATCTATTCAAAAAAACGAGGACTGtctaaaaataaacaacacaaataataataataataatgataataataataataataataataataataataataataataataataataataataataataataatgataataatgataataatgtagACATATGTTTTGGTTATAACTCTGTTTGTGATACGTCGgatagtaataaaaaaaatgcaAGTGTGAAATACTTATATGGTGAGAAAAATAActacatttttaaaagccccaaatattatgaagaaattaatggaaatattataaaattaaatgaaaagaatGAAAGAACGTTTGAGGagtttttaaaaaatatggtACAAGTAGTAAATACATTTGacattattttatatgataaaaatggtGAAAGGATATGTATAggtaatgataatattaaagtTATAGGAAAACGAGGTgcttatataaaaaaagtaatagataataataatggtaCTTATACCGTGGAATATTGTTGTTGTGtaaaaaaagatgatataaaaaagataagaaatataagtaaagaaaaattaatagatttttatgatgaatttttatttcataaaaataaatattatgataatgttattattaatgaatttaagaaaagattttttaatgtatttattaattgtgaagtaaaagtatatataaatgaagtAGAAATTTATGGTTCTCCATTTTTTccaattataataaatatggacgagattttgaatatatataatttatatgatcaATATACGTACTCAGGAatgttattaaaaaattttgaatatttgttgacttttaataattatcaaGGATGTATAGAGAACTTATGTGAGTTTTATGAAACATTTGTTGATACACAGGAGGATTTAatagataataaaagtGGAAAGAGCAAAACAGAAAGGTTCCTATCTTTATTtcaaatgaaaaatgaggagaaaataaatatggataaaaagaattacACAAGtctattttttaatatacctttaaatatatatgatatgaATAGTAAATATATGGATGAGATGGATAGATACAAggaaaattatgaaaacGAAGAAGAGAGAAAAAAACACACACataatttttgtaataataatataatgatgatggCGAATCCTTCATggaataattataaaattgatGATACATTACTTATTCATAAAGATAATCATAAAAGATCTGATAATGACaatgataattatacatataataattgtaaGGATGATTCTTATGATTCTTTCTCaattaataattacaaTCTGAAAAATGGGAATTTGTCTTTAAATCAATGgctttatatatatagctGTAAAGAAAATGTTACACAATCAAATAAAAGATATGACAACAGCTTAATCCTTGCATATTCCTTATGTAATATCATATTAcatcatttaatatatttaaaaaaatataaatattatataaactGTAAGCAATATgaaaatgatttattacaaaataatattttaattcaattcaaaaaattattgcaagaagaatataataaaatgttcGCATAtcaaacaaataatattataacatattgCAAAAAAATtggaaatataaaattcaACAATTTAGAAGAATTAATTAAggtatataaaaatatagcGTTCGAATTAAggaaattaaaaaaaaatgatttagCAGATGAATTTGATAAATGTTGTGAAAATATGTGTGAAGAATTATAtctaaaaaatattgaaagCAATTTAaatagaaaagaaaaattattaaatgaatatgaaaaaataatgaatgaaaagattaataaaattgaacatataaaaaataatgagTTAAAAAAgtatgaaaataattttactatagatatgaataaaattaataaattgtGTAGTGTACCAAAAAATAAGGAAGTACAAACATGTGATGATTTGTCTTACCAAAAGAAAAATGGGAAATTATCTTCCCTAATTGAACTAagaaataaagaaaaactaataaatatgaatgataAAAAGGATGATAAACATAATAGTGATGATTCTATAAAGGAAGGTGTTTATAAAATTGATAATAATCAAAAAGAACAAATTTTCCATATCGTAAGAGAATATTGGAAAAATTCATCTACATATGATATATTCAGTACAATTAAAAATACGCTAAAAAATTGCCCTCGATTGAAAATATGCTTAGAAGAAACATTTAACTATTATAGTTGtagtataaaaaataataataaaatggaAGATATACAAATGAGGAATATTCATGAAATTAAAATTGTGGAAAATTTAGAtaacttaaaaaaaatagaattACAAGAAGATAATTTCTTATCTAATcatgatataaataatttctatttaacatataatGCATATATATCTCTAATATTAGATATGAAATgtaattcatatttaataaaagatGTAGATAATGTTTTATGgttatttgaaaaattcTCAATAGAACataattcatttaaaaatatatatagacCATATGGATTATTAAGAATAATGccaaaatatttattcatacCTTTTATAAGGGAATTAGCATATTTAAATctattatatgtaatatcagaatatgttataaaaaatcaacaagatataaaaacatatcTAACACTTAATCATCCCTCACGATTGTCTtcttttcatcattttATTACTTATCATTTTATACCCTTTTATGAACAACTAAGCGAAAATCAAAATTTTGATAATTTCAAGCAACAGCTTATAGAAATTAATGAAGATGATGACAAAACAGAACTGGATGATCATCACAAAcaattaaatgataaaccaattaatgtaaaaaataaaaataatataaacaaacaTATGAATGATGTAATCCCACTGAATCATATTTATGATAcaaaaagtaataatatttataataaaaaaattaataataataataataataataataataatcaatTAAGCCTTTCAGATATcgaaaattattttaataatgaatTGCCCTTAATTgttaaacataaaaatttcTCAAAAACATTtcctttattatttgaCTTTTATTCAAATATGTCAATgaatattaatgaaaagaaaattaaaaatgataaaccacaagatgaaaaaacaaatacaAATTTAATAGATAATCAATATGATAATTCtaataattcaaataaatatataaccaccactatttttattaagtTCTTACGAGAATTTGGTATCATTccacatttttttaataatgataggtgtttatcatttttaaatactCTTATCAAGAATAAcaaacataataaattatattatgaagaTTTTTCTAAAGCTATAATATTATCCATATGTGAATgtgtaaaaaataatattctcacacaatataatatgttaagCAGTAATAACCaattcaaaaataaattacaaATTGGAAAAATCCTAAAccataattatatttcatatgaAGTTAAGGAGCTAATTTATCTTTTTGGTTTTTCGGACCTTCACATAGTCAAGTCCAAAATAAACATacaaaaagaataa
- a CDS encoding hypothetical protein (conserved Plasmodium protein, unknown function), producing the protein MVIIKHQIDKSNVRFIHIFNDCLSSLIKVYIFNQYKFPKWKINYDIVKKNQNHIFINRVNDYFQKLIESLSRLFWKGRKWKGTYWPSKWKWYHRHGYWATRKKLLDFDKYRPYRYHEVKGYGKKKLQFWQNHSYYRPLKQTTKFW; encoded by the exons atggTTATTATAAAACATCAAATTGATAAAAGTAATGTCAgatttatacatatattcaATGATTGCCTTTCTTCCTTAATTAAAGTTTACATATTCAACCAATACAAATTCCCAAAAtggaaaataaattatgatatcgtcaaaaaaaatcaaaaccatatttttataaatcGAGTAAATGACtattttcaaaaattaATTGAGTCCTTAAGTAGGCTCTTCTGGAAAGGAAGAAAATGGAAAG GTACATATTGGCCAAGCAAATGGAAATGGTATCATAGACATGGCTATTGGGCCACGAGAAAAAAACTCCTAGattttgataaatataGACCATACAg GTATCATGAAGTTAAAGGttatggaaaaaaaaaattacagTTCTGGCAAAATCATTCTTATTATCGACCATTAAAACAAACTACCAAATTTTGgtaa
- a CDS encoding hypothetical protein (conserved Plasmodium protein, unknown function), whose amino-acid sequence MRITFVKIINCFSYYLLIQLCLFKSCLNSKVYEKDESPSFNKVPLSNGPLDLPSGVTINLGLRRRKYSSNEPKDNTYLKNELNDDAKIIKDAINKTNFGKPEWDNNSVEEKLSYDFPPWLSEMISFSDKSKSTLGSLGVDNLPDLNECKNIKHFPKQMLCIIEGLDRIKEVYENAKDITSLTARVLAGGRLAVRALTRLKTLASSLENKQLMKSLGTPMATLILLQRESTSDRNRWLCGSILTLLTDLPVVSDLADVKTGSYGHVNVIMPRQSRVRNADRNILRLREGASPSYLINGYTSIQANYTT is encoded by the exons atGAGAATAActtttgtaaaaataattaattgtttttcttactatcttttaattcaattatgtttatttaaaagTTGTCTAAACTCAAAGGTATATGAAAAAGATGAATCCCCATCATTTAATAAGGTTCCATTATCAAATG gTCCCTTAGATCTACCATCAGGTGTAACAATAAATCTAGGGTTAAGAAGGAGAAAGTATAGTTCAAATGAACCAAAAGACAATACATACTTGAAAAATGAACTTAATGATGATGCaaagataataaaagatgctata AATAAGACTAATTTTGGTAAACCCGAATGGGATAATAATTCAGTTGAGGAAAAGTTATCTTAT gATTTCCCTCCATGGCTATCTGAAATGATAAGCTTTTCCGATAAGAGCAAAAGCACTTTAGGCTCTTTAG gTGTTGATAATTTGCCTGACCTAAACGAGTGCaagaatataaaacatttcCCAAAGCAGATGTTATGTATAATTGAAg GTCTTGATCGAATAAAGGAAGTTTACGAAAATG CTAAGGATATCACATCTTTGACTGCCCGTGTCCTTGCGGGAGGAAG ACTAGCAGTGAGAGCTTTAACAAGACTGAAGACGTTGGCATCTTCACTGGAAAATAAGCAATTAAT GAAATCCTTAGGAACTCCAATg GCCACCTTAATATTGTTACAACGAGAATCCACCTCAGATAG aAATCGATGGTTATGTGGAAGTATATTAACTTTATTAACTGACTTACCCGTAGTGTCTGACTTGGCTGATGTAAAAACGGGTTCATATGGCCACGTTAATG TTATAATGCCAAGACAATCCAGAGTTCGAAACGCAGatagaaatattttaagaCTGAGAGAAGGTGCTTCTCCATCATATCTTATAAACGGATATACATCTA TTCAAGCAAATTATACAACATAA
- a CDS encoding SET domain protein, putative: METIFRKLRRSTSKKKTQVEIDAVDEREWAQSKTLDLDSMPFSEDLFQYSNDKIYRNKKIVRDNLKREEPSQEDLYGYRDHFWNEESKKYERIKNINIKNEKMGINQREYSSRTNDEITNGSTDYVNNYYVQKKKSETDDFIYHRENKNIEFIYNGLKNYNVGETKEYSDVDEQEGHEEEEEIKDDENVHDENVYDENVYDENVYDEHIYNENVYDENIDDENIYEEKINEENIDDEVVDNEFVENEFVDNEYVDNEFVDSEFVDNEVVDNENADMEEVNMENIDVQYVDEENMYAEELEKKYPNNENMNDVKVTLLSENKKEKNIVENEITDIKHKENDNIIVEEEEEYVEEKLDVYTIEEIDNDVEIFNVKGKGRCMFTKKKLDPGSVIFVENPILIVTPNLNEQLWTYLNKLNDEQNFELPLKWHYAALCSITMLNDFNYKACLDKWVPEPDKEPDNDIYNVLDKVCEKTSFVNGNKYYYYKNKLIDPKIYSRIIQVWHYNAFGHHTDNEGLVLYNRISMLAHSCISTACWHYGENDSFVLRARINLNPGDEITISYLGDDDLYKSSNIRREKLTNWLFVCMCSRCTHPVDNCRGFRCSSCGIGTFFIKSEYHDDIPIISKCNVCLCEITESAAYEYIEYENSYIERLQETDKNDLSDALAVFVQADKIFTQHWIMFQLYTILFEGYRDTSQWEKAIYYQMQRIKYAIDVIPRANYVLAWLYEELGEIHANSISTDILSTENDFTITFEEKKRICSHFLKSIHLLEILCGYSHDYLRDSLNKYYRIDNLTTTDAPQIEE, encoded by the exons ATGGAAACAATATTTAGAAAATTAAGACGTTCTACTAGTAAAAAGAAAACGCAAGTAGAAATCGATGCAGTTGATGAAAGAGAATGGGCTCAATCCAAAACTCTCGATTTGGATAGTATGCCTTTCTCAG AAGACCTTTTTCAGTATTCCAATGATAAGAtttatagaaataaaaaaatcGTAAGAGACAATCTAAAGAGAGAAGAACCATCACAAGAAGATCTATATGGATACAGAGACCATTTCTGGAACGAGGAAAGCAAAAAATATGAAcgaattaaaaatattaatattaaaaatgaaaagatGGGTATAAATCAAAGAGAATATTCTTCAAGAACAAACGATGAAATAACAAATGGAAGTACTGATTatgttaataattattatgtccaaaaaaaaaaaagtgaaacagatgattttatatatcatcgtgaaaacaaaaatattgaatttatttataatggtttgaaaaattataatgtGGGAGAAACCAAGGAATATTCTGACGTCGATGAACAGGAGGGGCAcgaagaagaagaagaaataaaagatgatgaaaatgtgcatgatgaaaatgtgtatgatgaaaatgtgtatgatgaaaatgtgtatgatgaacatatatataatgaaaatgtatatgatgaaaatatagatgatgaaaatatatatgaagaaaaaataaatgaagaaaatatagatGATGAAGTTGTAGATAATGAATTTGTAGAAAATGAATTTGTAGATAATGAATATGTAGATAATGAATTTGTAGATAGTGAATTTGTAGATAATGAAGTTGtagataatgaaaatgCTGATATGGAAGAGGTGAATATGGAAAATATCGATGTGCAATATGTTGATGAGGAAAATATGTATGCAGAAGAACTAGAGAAGAAATACCctaataatgaaaatatgaacGATGTAAAAGTTACATTACTAAGcgaaaataaaaaagaaaaaaacatcgtagaaaatgaaattaCAGATATAAAGCATAAAGAAAAcgataatattattgttgaagaagaagaagaatatGTTGAAGAAAAATTGGATGTTTATACTATTGAAGAAATTGATAACGATGtagaaatatttaatgTAAAAGGTAAAGGTAGATGTATgtttacaaaaaaaaaattagatCCAGGTTCTGTTATATTTGTTGAAAATCCAATATTAATAGTTACACCAAATTTAAACGAGCAATTATGGACATATctaaataaattaaatgatgaaCAAAATTTTGAATTGCCACTTAAATGGCATTATGCAGCCTTATGTAGTATTACTATGCTCAATGATTTTAATTATAAGGCTTGTCTTGATAAATGGGTTCCAGAACCTGATAAAGAACCTGATaatgatatttataatgtGCTAGATAAAGTATGCGAAAAAACAAGTTTTGTAAAtggaaataaatattactattataaaaataaattaattgatccaaaaatatattccaGAATTATACAAGTCTGGCATTATAATGCTTTCGGCCATCATACGGACAACGAAGGTCTAGTTCTTTATAACC GTATTTCTATGCTTGCTCATAGTTGTATCTCCACTGCTTGTTGGCACTATGGTGAAAACGATAGTTTTGTTTTACGTGCAAGAATTAATTTAAATCCTGGAGATGAAATAACTATATCTTATTTAGGAGATGACGATCTATACAAATCATCAAATA TTAGGAGGGAGAAACTTACTAACTGGCTATTTGTATGTATGTGTAGTAGGTGTACTCATCCTGTAGACAATTGTAGAGGTTTCAGGTGTTCATCATGTGGAATag gCACCTTTTTCATAAAGAGTGAATACCATGATGATATTCCAATTATTTCCAAGTGCAATGTTTGCCTCTGTGAAATAACAGAAAGTGCAgcatatgaatatatagAGTATGAAAATAGTTATATAGAAAGATTGCAAGAAACAGATAAGAATGATTTGTCTGATGCCTTAGCTGTTTTTGTACAGGctgataaaatatttacgCAACATTGGATTATGTTTCAATTATATACTATACTTTTTGAAGGTTATAGGGATACATCTCAATGGGAAAAAGCAATATACTATCAAATGcaaagaataaaatatgcTATAGATGTAATACCAAGAGCAAATTATGTTTTAGCTTGGTTATATGAAGAGTTAGGAGAAATTCATGCAAACTCTATAAGTACTGATATTTTATCAACAGAAAATGATTTTACAATAACATTTGAAGAAAA AAAAAGGATTTGTTCGCACTTTCTGAAATCAATACATTTACTTGAAATATTATGTGGATACTCTCATGATTATTTAAGAGATTCATTG aataaatattatagaaTTGATAATCTAACAACCACTGATGCTCCTCAAATTGAGgagtaa